The Zerene cesonia ecotype Mississippi chromosome 4, Zerene_cesonia_1.1, whole genome shotgun sequence sequence GGCGTCTGCCTTTTCAACttcgaaaaattgaaaatgagtTGCAGACGGTGACTTGCCAATTCGGTCGATGGGCTCCCAAAAAAGTTACCTAAAATGGCAACAAGGTGGCAACACCAGCTGACTGGCTAGGGGTGTAGAGAGGTGCGGCACCGGTTTCACCTTCGCGGGCCCGCAGGCCCGGATTGGGTTTCCCCGCTATTACGCCATTAGACACTTCCACCCCCGAGCATATAGCTCTTGCATCTCCACTCTGGACGGTTAATTAAGCCAAGCCAGAGATGGgggataataataatattattattattcggaTAACATACTCAAGATTTACCTAAGTATTCTTAAACGTGAGTTTTATCAGTGCGtacaaattattgtcattcatataattaataacttgtgtataaatgaatcattttattataaaaaagttatacaaAAGTCGAccatttaaagtattaaatacgtAAAGATAAATACAATCTCTCTCATAAATCGTTCAATACATTTCTTCGAGGGAAGTCATGAAATTTTCCGGAACCTGTGAATTATCCACATGTCGTTTTCTAAACGCTGATGTAATCAATGTCGCTTTCTCAGTGGGCACATTCGTTTCCCTTTTTCCTTctacctttttatttttcttgtttgtttttcttttcgcAGCCGTCAGAATTAAATCAGCTTCGGGCGATTCACAGGGCAAAGATTGTTGTACGCTATACACTTGGCACGTCGTAGAAGAAAAAGTTTTTGTAACGTTCCGTTGATCTGGTATTAATTGATTACTTGTCTCTTTCACTTTTAATGCGTAGATTTCCCCGTTCTCGTTGTATTTGATTACTGATACGGATTTGTTCCGTTTAGGCTTTGACTTCTTAgatttcttttcaattttaggaaCGTTATCGAATTTCACGCTCCTTTTTTCTCGTATAATGTTTTCTTGATTCGTGTAGGTGTTGTCTTGGAAATGGTCGGCATTCATTTGCGCGTTAACAATGTGATTATGTACTTTATGGGCGTTTACTGCTCTTTCCATACAAGCGGCACAATTGCGGCACGACGGGTCTATGAACACTGTCTGCAGGTCACTGGATTTCATCAAATTAGCTTGAGTGTttacatttaacataatattttttccaacCTGTGGTCTCTTCTTTATAATCATGGAATTGTTATTcgttttataagtaaatccTATACGGTTCTTTCCTGTGagcagaaataaattattataaaacagtaaGGAGTAATGTTGCAAACATTTCAAACGAACGTATATTTTGCTAGTGCACTTTGATACAAAAGTTTGTACTTTATATGAAAGTAACAAAACTATGTTAACGAGGTAAGTGTGCAgtgttgagaaattttaattaagtatttcaaGGATTCAAACTAAAAAGGTAAAAGTATATCAAAGCGAAGCGCCTCACCTAACGTTTGCGGCACGAATGTAAGTAGCGCGTACAACAATAGCGGACTCATTAGTTCCATTTGCTCCGTTCTCACTCAGAAGGTGTCTCCTGTACCTGACAATCTTCTTACACTAACAAGTTTCGTTACAGCGAACCCGAGTTTAACAAAACGCACACTTCGTTGCTCACGTCGAGTGCCTTCAAGGTTTAACAACAAATGTTCTTATCTCATGTTCGTACtattaacaaacaattacTTCGTCAACTACGGCAACTGTGATAGAAATCGAATGATTCTTTGTAGTGCGACCGCTTAAATCGCGTTTCAGTGGAGCGCTTAAAGACTGTCGTCCAGAAGCCGAGACGGGGCTTATATGAACGTAACTATATAAGCAATTTGTTCGAATATACACCAATATTTACTCGGTTTACGTGGGGCGGCTGTTCGACAATCGAATGTTTGATTTCCTCCAGTCTCGGCTGGGAGCTATTGTTAAcgtgtttatatgtttatgttaGGTTGCCGATTACTGGACAGTTGCATCCGTGCGATACTATATCACAATAGACTGACGTACTTGCAATTGCTTTGTTATTCTAGGATTTCTCTTGTAAGTGTTCACActccataaattttatataactgcTTGAGGAATATCATAACATGGCAAACCAGCAGTTCAACAGTATTAGTGTacattgtatacatatttacactGCAATACCTAATATCTGTATAAACTATTGTGGTACTATATAGTAGTAACATCTGAATACATTATAtccataaaattttttaatggtaACCCTACAAAAAGGTAAGTTAAGCTTGTTCTAATATGGAAAGCAGACATTTTACtcatatacttaaatatacatttcgtttgtgtaaataatatgtacatattggGTCTCTCGGCTGAATATCATTACTGCTTTACCTTCCCCTATCGAATGCTTTGCGAAGGACACATTTCGCCGTTTTTGTATTTCTCtccatgatattattataataattttaagttgaaTTTTCGGACTTTATGTCGCGttagtaatttttgtatgattctTCTTCTTTATGCTACATAGAATATCAATTAGATAAGTACTTTTAAAGGCGTAATTCAGTAATTatggtattatataaataatccttTAATAAGTACTTATCTACCGGGCacttagaaaaagaaaatattagaaatttgcaatttttaaaaagcgtcatccttttaaataaaatttacatttagaaTTAAATCGACCTATACGAAGAACAAAGTTATATATGATCATAATACCAAATCGTTTTTATTGTAGTAATTGAGCTAAGGGGACCTATATATTGTatcagtaaaatatttttttcttaacgtGTATAGTTTCGGAGATACCAGTCGAATAAAGTTACATTTGCTTTATTCCTCCAAAGAATAAGGCGATATGCGTATATATACCTTTACTCGCCGTCTCGACCGACGGGATTACAAGCGCGCGGAGAGGGAACATCGGCGGTTGTGACCTTATTCGCTGTGATGTGCCCGTGCGCACGCGTCTTCGTAACATtaagcaattattattgtcaatacgtatttttattataaaagtagatTGTTTATGattcaaaaatgaattttacgCGATCTCAATACATAATAAGTCTTGTAACGAAgcgtattttcaataaaactaatagTGCGATGCCCGTTGCCANNNNNNNNNNNNNNNNNNNNNNNNNNNNNNNNNNNNNNNNNNNNNNNNNNNNNNNNNNNNNNNNNNNNNNNNNNNNNNNNNNNNNNNNNNNNNNNNNNNNNNNNNNNNNNNNNNNNNNNNNNNNNNNNNNNNNNNNNNNNNNNNNNNNNNNNNNNNNNNNNNNNNNNNNNNNNNNNNNNNNNNNNNNNNNNNNNNNNNNNNNNNNNNNNNNNNNNNNNNNNNNNNNNNNNNNNNNNNNNNNNNNNNNNNNNNNNNNNNNNNNNNNNNNNNNNNNNNNNNNNNNNNNNNNNNNNNNNNNNNNNNNNNNNNNNNNNNNNNNNNNNNNNNNNNNNNNNNNNNNNNNNNNNNNNNNNNNNNNNNNNNNNNNNNNNNNNNNNNNNNNNNNNNNNNNNNNNNNNNNNNNNNNNNNNNNNNNNNNNNNNNNNNNNNNNNNNNNNNNNNNNNNNNNNNNNNNNNNNNNNNNNNNNNNNNNNNNNNNNNNNNNNNNNNNNNNNNNNNNNNNNNNNNNNNNNNNNNNNNNNNNNNNNNNNNNNNNNNNNNNNNNNNNNNNNNNNNNNNNNNNNNNNNNNNNNNNNNNNNNNNNNNNNNNNNNNNNNNNNNNNNNNNNNNNNNNNNNNNNNNNNNNNNNNNNNNNNNNNNNNNNNNNNNNNNNNNNNNNNNNNNNNNNNNNNNNNNNNNNNNNNNNNNNNNNNNNNNNNNNNNNNNNNNNNNNNNNNNNNNNNNNNNNNNNNNNNNNNNNNNNNNNNNNNNNNNN is a genomic window containing:
- the LOC119839788 gene encoding uncharacterized protein LOC119839788 yields the protein MLRRRVRTGTSQRIRSQPPMFPLRALVIPSVETASKGKNRIGFTYKTNNNSMIIKKRPQVGKNIMLNVNTQANLMKSSDLQTVFIDPSCRNCAACMERAVNAHKVHNHIVNAQMNADHFQDNTYTNQENIIREKRSVKFDNVPKIEKKSKKSKPKRNKSVSVIKYNENGEIYALKVKETSNQLIPDQRNVTKTFSSTTCQVYSVQQSLPCESPEADLILTAAKRKTNKKNKKVEGKRETNVPTEKATLITSAFRKRHVDNSQVPENFMTSLEEMY